Proteins found in one Pyrus communis chromosome 15, drPyrComm1.1, whole genome shotgun sequence genomic segment:
- the LOC137717109 gene encoding uncharacterized protein — MSNLNTLDFIALEVFRRNYLKWVQDVKLHLTAKNLRLAIEEETDNPVSEAKKANAMIFIRRHIHDALQTEYLAEEDPRALWFTLADRFDHQKDIFLLEARHDWQHLRFQDFKFVHEYNY; from the coding sequence atgtcgaatttgaacacaCTCGACTTCATTGCTTTGGAGGTCTTTAGaagaaactacctcaagtgggtccaagatgtgaagctccacctcactgcaaagaactTGCGTCTTGCCATTGAAGAAGAGACGGACAACCCTGTTAGCGAAGCTAAAAAAGCCAATGCTATGATCTTTATCCGAAGACATATCCATGACGCTCTGCAAACTGAATATCTTGCTGAGGAAGATCCACGTGCACTATGGTTCACTTTGgctgatcgttttgatcaccaaaaggacatattcttgcttgaagcaagacatgattggcagcatttgcgcttccaagactttaagtttgtGCATGAATATAATTactga